Proteins encoded together in one Impatiens glandulifera chromosome 1, dImpGla2.1, whole genome shotgun sequence window:
- the LOC124926508 gene encoding uncharacterized protein LOC124926508, with protein sequence MSGIGQQHAPTNKFAEFKKLATPYFDGSSDPLKADKWIKELEKFFDVLKCDDAENVRFTIFQLQGNASDWWELEKQTYKSDTSTLSWDTFKKAFYNTYFPKSLRQEKEIEFINLKQGNMTVTEYQAWFVELAKFAQSWMGSETTKTRKFEMGLSPHISQVVVPFELNTFIEVVDKARLIERELGITRRIDEAISKKRNHQSANEGNRNSFRNRRPFSASSPA encoded by the coding sequence ATGTCAGGAATAGGACAACAGCATGCACCGACAAATAAGTTTGCTGAATTCAAGAAATTGGCTACACCATACTTTGATGGTAGCAGCGATCCGCTAAAAGCTGACAAGTGGATAAAAGAGTTGGAGAAGTTCTTCGATGTACTCAAATGTGACGATGcggaaaacgtacgatttacaATATTTCAGTTACAAGGAAATGCAAGCGACTGGTGGGAGTTGGAGAAGCAAACTTACAAGAGCGATACAAGTACACTCTCATGGGATACATTTAAGAAAGCTTTTTACAACACCTACTTTCCCAAGAGCTTGAGGCAAGAGAAAGAGATAGAATTCATAAATCTGAAACAGGGAAATATGACTGTTACTGAATATCAAGCTTGGTTTGTGGAATTAGCAAAGTTTGCTCAATCATGGATGGGAAGTGAGACTACGAAGACGAGAAAGTTTGAAATGGGGTTGAGTCCCCACATTAGCCAAGTTGTGGTTCCTTTTGAACTTAACACTTTCATTGAGGTGGTTGATAAGGCACGATTGATTGAAAGGGAGTTGGGTATTACGAGAAGGATTGATGAGGCGATCTCGAAGAAAAGAAATCATCAAAGTGCCAATGAAGGAAATCGAAACTCATTCCGGAATAGAAGGCCCTTTTCTGCGAGCAGTCCGGCTTAA